The Streptomyces sp. Je 1-332 genome has a window encoding:
- a CDS encoding erythromycin esterase family protein, with protein sequence MHHARSVSQTSTIYAFDLESPEGIKDGMLYRDRLMARNTAWWQRQTGDKVLMSAHNAHVGYESYDPRYPKMQGAFLRDRLGKRYVSIGFTFDRGSLMAQSAESEVWKPRSVGAATRGMNEYTLDKVRHDDYFLDMRTAPATARKWLEKGRLTKSIGTAFPDGPHTIRLAPTHDILIHLHRVTAAHRQSQ encoded by the coding sequence GTGCATCACGCCCGTTCCGTCTCACAGACCTCCACGATCTACGCCTTCGACCTGGAGTCCCCCGAGGGGATCAAGGACGGCATGCTGTACCGCGACCGTCTCATGGCGCGGAACACCGCCTGGTGGCAGCGGCAGACCGGCGACAAGGTGCTCATGTCCGCCCACAACGCCCATGTGGGGTACGAGAGTTACGATCCGCGCTATCCGAAGATGCAGGGGGCCTTCCTGCGGGACCGGCTCGGCAAGCGGTACGTGAGCATCGGGTTCACCTTCGACCGGGGATCGCTCATGGCGCAGAGCGCGGAGTCCGAGGTGTGGAAGCCGCGTTCGGTGGGCGCGGCCACGCGCGGCATGAACGAGTACACGCTCGACAAGGTGCGCCACGACGACTACTTCCTGGACATGCGGACCGCGCCGGCGACCGCCCGGAAGTGGCTGGAGAAGGGGCGGCTGACCAAGAGCATCGGCACGGCGTTCCCGGACGGCCCGCACACGATCCGGCTCGCCCCCACGCACGACATCCTCATTCATCTGCACCGCGTCACCGCAGCTCACCGACAGTCTCAATGA
- a CDS encoding serine-threonine protein kinase: MEPYWELTFDADGDVNTTQRDHLLAEVAAEHVTDLLVLAHGWNNDQDMATDLYRRFFAPCRDLAGPRVRLGYVGVLWPAIRFPDEPIPDFEPSLTAAGPGPAPGAGPLLDEPTRLLLARAFPDHDDDLRRIGALLEERSEVTTRLYEYSRLVRDLVAVHQNSAAWRFANDTWTGLPAMLTDDAVEVCQMFAAAMEGTGQQELFGSLRKRLWNGAHELLRQASYYAMKRRAGSVGQLGLGPAIGLLAREAPDVRMHLIGHSFGARLVSYALRGMPAPVRSVKSTTLLQGAFSHYAFSKRLPHAPSRGGALSGVQRRIDGPLVSCYSRHDDALGKIYPLASKTAGDSSTFLGLWERWGAIGYDGIRAVDGAKRVKLGRAIPAKGCVSVDASAVVRRGGPPAGAHSDICHEELARVVFAAGRIPLA; this comes from the coding sequence GTGGAGCCCTACTGGGAACTGACCTTCGACGCCGACGGGGATGTCAACACCACGCAACGCGACCATCTCCTCGCCGAGGTGGCCGCCGAGCACGTCACCGACCTCCTCGTGCTGGCGCACGGCTGGAACAACGACCAAGACATGGCGACCGACCTCTACCGGCGGTTCTTCGCACCCTGCCGGGACCTCGCCGGCCCGCGCGTGCGCCTGGGTTACGTGGGCGTGCTCTGGCCCGCCATCCGCTTCCCCGACGAGCCGATCCCGGACTTCGAACCCTCCCTCACGGCCGCCGGACCGGGCCCGGCGCCGGGCGCCGGGCCCCTGCTCGACGAGCCGACCCGGCTCCTGCTCGCACGCGCGTTCCCCGATCATGACGACGACCTCCGGCGGATCGGGGCGCTGCTGGAGGAGCGGTCCGAGGTGACCACGCGCCTGTACGAGTACAGCCGCCTCGTACGCGACCTGGTCGCCGTGCACCAGAACAGCGCCGCCTGGCGCTTCGCCAACGACACCTGGACGGGCCTGCCCGCCATGCTGACCGACGACGCGGTCGAGGTGTGCCAGATGTTCGCCGCGGCGATGGAGGGCACCGGCCAGCAGGAACTCTTCGGCAGCCTGCGCAAACGGCTCTGGAACGGGGCGCACGAACTCCTGCGCCAGGCCAGCTACTACGCCATGAAACGCCGGGCGGGCTCCGTGGGCCAGCTCGGCCTCGGCCCCGCGATCGGACTGCTGGCCCGCGAGGCACCGGACGTGCGGATGCACCTCATCGGGCACAGCTTCGGCGCACGGCTCGTGTCGTACGCGCTGCGCGGGATGCCGGCACCGGTGCGCAGCGTGAAGTCCACGACGCTGCTCCAAGGGGCCTTCTCGCACTACGCGTTCTCCAAGCGGCTGCCGCACGCTCCCTCGCGCGGCGGCGCGCTCAGCGGCGTGCAGCGGCGGATCGACGGGCCGCTGGTGTCCTGCTACTCGCGGCACGACGACGCCCTGGGCAAGATCTACCCCCTGGCGTCGAAGACCGCCGGGGACTCCTCGACGTTCCTCGGCCTCTGGGAGCGCTGGGGCGCCATCGGCTACGACGGCATCCGGGCGGTGGACGGCGCCAAGCGCGTCAAGCTGGGCCGGGCGATCCCCGCCAAGGGGTGTGTGAGCGTGGACGCGTCGGCGGTGGTGCGGCGCGGCGGTCCGCCCGCCGGCGCGCACAGCGACATCTGCCACGAGGAACTGGCGCGTGTCGTGTTCGCCGCAGGGCGGATCCCGCTGGCGTGA
- a CDS encoding penicillin acylase family protein: protein MRQRIVRLRTLTATAAFALAASLLSPQPGTAADEPPPVTDHCEGQCADVLPPGANGNATLAEILAHRVFGTQPKHADDQLGPYDALSSGYPSLTDGKLTEFFNDASFGVREGQVASVTRPRDDVTITRDKKYGIPHIKGSTRYGTEFGAGFAAGQDRLWLIDLFRHIGRGELTSFAGGALANQGLEQQFWPQAPYTEKDLEKQVEYIRSTQGERGEQAMEDAQAYIDGLNAYRVKSKNGRYFPGEYVLTGKIDAITNIGEIEPFKITDMIALASVVGGLFGNGGGGEVDAALSLLKSQEKYGVEKGTKVWESFRARNDPETVQTIHDGTSFPYAGKPENARGTAMPDKGSVEREQLVYDREGGAKSASKAPKDPVKAPKKLEPLQGMYDEGVLPADLFQRDGHKKGMSNALLVSGKHTASGNPVAVFGPQTGYFAPQLLMQQELQGPGISARGVSFAGVGMYVQLGRGQDYAWSATSAGQDITDTYAVELCEPGGGAPTKQSAHYLHHGTCTPMEKLERKNAWKPTLADSTAAGSYRMQVFRTKYGVVTHRASVEGKPVAYVSLRSTYRHEADSIIGFQMLNDPTYVKDASTFMKAAQNISYAFNWFYADARDTAYYNSGANPERAKDIDPALPVKGEQAYEWLDFDPEDNTSAQTPAAEHPQSVNQDYYISWNNKQAKDFSTAGFGLSAVHRGDLLDGRVKKLTEEGGVTRASLTRAMSEAAVTDLRGEQVLPELLKVLRSRPVTDPQQAQAVQQLEAWRKAGSQRNQTAAGSKTYAHPDAVRIMDAWWPLLIEAEFKPGMGKELYDALTAQLSTDEAPSAGHGPTGAHAGSAFQYGWWGYADKDLRAVLGQPVEGELGEAYCGEGKLDACRDVLLATLTQAAAKPAAEVYPGDDSCKPGEQWCADSIIHRALGGITHGPVQWQNRPTYQQVVEFPEHR from the coding sequence ATGCGTCAACGCATCGTCCGGCTCAGAACCCTCACCGCCACTGCGGCGTTCGCGCTCGCCGCGTCCCTCCTCTCGCCACAGCCGGGGACGGCGGCGGACGAACCCCCGCCGGTCACCGATCACTGCGAGGGGCAGTGCGCCGACGTGCTGCCACCCGGCGCCAACGGCAACGCCACGCTCGCCGAAATACTCGCCCACCGCGTCTTCGGAACTCAGCCCAAGCACGCCGATGACCAGTTGGGTCCTTACGACGCCCTCTCCTCCGGCTATCCGTCACTCACCGACGGCAAACTGACGGAATTCTTCAACGACGCGTCCTTCGGCGTCCGCGAGGGCCAGGTCGCCTCCGTCACCAGACCCCGCGACGATGTGACGATCACCCGGGACAAGAAGTACGGCATCCCGCACATCAAGGGCTCCACGCGCTACGGCACCGAGTTCGGCGCGGGCTTCGCGGCCGGGCAGGACCGGCTCTGGCTCATCGACCTGTTCCGGCACATCGGCCGCGGTGAGCTGACCTCTTTCGCGGGCGGCGCACTCGCCAACCAGGGCCTGGAGCAGCAGTTCTGGCCGCAGGCCCCGTACACGGAGAAGGACCTGGAGAAGCAGGTCGAGTACATCAGGTCGACGCAGGGCGAGCGCGGCGAGCAGGCCATGGAGGACGCACAGGCCTACATCGACGGGCTCAACGCCTACCGCGTGAAGTCGAAGAACGGCCGCTACTTCCCGGGCGAGTACGTCCTCACCGGCAAGATCGACGCGATCACCAACATCGGCGAGATCGAGCCCTTCAAGATCACTGACATGATCGCGCTCGCCTCCGTCGTCGGCGGCCTCTTCGGCAACGGCGGCGGGGGAGAGGTCGACGCGGCGCTCTCCCTCCTCAAGTCGCAGGAGAAGTACGGCGTCGAGAAGGGCACGAAGGTCTGGGAGTCCTTCCGCGCCCGCAACGACCCCGAGACCGTCCAGACCATCCACGACGGCACGAGCTTCCCCTACGCGGGCAAGCCCGAGAACGCGCGCGGCACCGCGATGCCCGACAAGGGGTCGGTCGAGCGCGAGCAGCTCGTGTACGACCGCGAGGGCGGCGCCAAGTCCGCGTCCAAGGCGCCCAAGGACCCGGTGAAGGCGCCCAAGAAGCTCGAACCGCTCCAGGGGATGTACGACGAAGGAGTGCTGCCCGCCGACCTGTTCCAGCGGGACGGCCACAAGAAGGGCATGTCGAACGCCCTCCTCGTCTCCGGGAAGCACACCGCGAGCGGAAACCCCGTCGCCGTCTTCGGACCCCAGACCGGCTACTTCGCCCCGCAGCTCCTGATGCAGCAGGAACTCCAGGGACCCGGCATCAGCGCGCGCGGCGTCTCCTTCGCGGGCGTCGGCATGTACGTCCAGCTGGGGCGCGGCCAGGACTACGCCTGGTCGGCCACGTCCGCCGGGCAGGACATCACGGACACGTACGCCGTGGAGCTCTGTGAACCGGGCGGCGGCGCACCCACGAAGCAGTCCGCCCACTACCTCCACCACGGCACCTGCACCCCCATGGAGAAGCTGGAGCGCAAGAACGCCTGGAAGCCGACCCTCGCCGACTCCACGGCCGCGGGCTCCTACCGCATGCAGGTGTTCCGCACGAAGTACGGCGTCGTGACGCACCGCGCGAGCGTCGAGGGCAAGCCCGTCGCGTACGTCTCGCTGCGCTCCACCTACCGCCACGAGGCCGACTCGATCATCGGCTTCCAGATGCTCAACGACCCGACCTACGTGAAGGACGCCTCGACCTTCATGAAGGCGGCCCAGAACATCAGCTACGCCTTCAACTGGTTCTACGCCGACGCGCGCGACACCGCGTACTACAACAGCGGCGCCAACCCCGAGCGGGCCAAGGACATCGACCCCGCCCTGCCCGTCAAGGGTGAACAGGCCTACGAATGGCTGGACTTCGACCCTGAGGACAACACCTCCGCCCAGACCCCGGCGGCCGAGCACCCGCAGTCCGTCAACCAGGACTACTACATCTCCTGGAACAACAAACAGGCCAAGGACTTCAGCACGGCGGGCTTCGGCCTCAGCGCCGTGCACCGCGGCGACCTGCTCGACGGACGGGTGAAGAAGCTCACCGAGGAAGGCGGCGTCACGCGGGCCTCGCTGACCCGGGCCATGTCCGAGGCCGCGGTCACGGACCTGCGCGGCGAACAGGTGCTGCCCGAACTGCTCAAGGTGCTCCGGAGCAGGCCCGTCACCGACCCACAGCAGGCGCAGGCCGTCCAGCAGTTGGAGGCCTGGCGGAAGGCGGGCTCGCAGCGCAACCAGACGGCGGCCGGCTCCAAGACGTACGCCCACCCCGATGCCGTACGCATCATGGACGCCTGGTGGCCCCTGCTGATCGAGGCTGAGTTCAAGCCGGGCATGGGCAAGGAGCTGTACGACGCGCTGACGGCGCAGCTGAGCACCGACGAGGCACCCTCGGCCGGGCACGGCCCGACCGGGGCGCACGCCGGATCGGCCTTCCAGTACGGCTGGTGGGGCTACGCGGACAAGGATCTGCGGGCCGTGCTCGGGCAGCCCGTCGAGGGCGAGCTGGGCGAGGCGTACTGCGGTGAAGGAAAGCTGGACGCCTGCCGGGACGTGCTACTGGCCACCCTGACGCAGGCCGCCGCCAAGCCCGCGGCCGAGGTCTATCCCGGCGACGACAGCTGCAAGCCCGGCGAGCAGTGGTGCGCGGACTCGATCATCCACCGGGCGCTCGGCGGTATCACGCACGGGCCGGTCCAGTGGCAGAACAGGCCCACGTACCAGCAGGTCGTCGAGTTCCCCGAGCACCGTTAG
- a CDS encoding DUF1343 domain-containing protein: MNLSRRSLSRRGLLAATTATALTSAAPAAAAGGEGGSGGGRRLRTGFERLAADGYALLDGERVGVVTNPTGVTRDVRHIVDVMHADQRVNLVAVFGPEHGFRGTAQAGGSEGRYDDPATGLPVYDTYQKSGKALADIFTASGVDTIVFDIQDVGARFYTYIWTLFDCMESAELAGKRFVVLDRPNPVTGRGAYGPVLHKEFATFVGRQPIAQAHGMTVTELALLFNGEFLERPVELETVRMTGWKRSDFYDASALPWVPPSPNMPTPETALVYSGTCLFEGTNLSEGRGTTRPFELIGADGIDRKWAEAANEAGLRGVHFREAYFAPTFSKFQGKTIGGVQLHVHDRESFDPVRTGIALLITAKRTWSGFAWRPDNWIDKLTGTTRVRTMIDAGADTDEVVAGWHDDLARFRAVRRRYLHYR; this comes from the coding sequence ATGAACCTGTCCCGACGCAGCCTGTCCAGACGAGGCCTGCTGGCCGCCACCACCGCCACCGCCCTCACATCGGCGGCCCCGGCGGCCGCGGCCGGAGGCGAGGGCGGATCGGGCGGCGGCCGAAGGCTGCGCACCGGCTTCGAACGCCTGGCCGCCGACGGCTACGCCCTCCTGGACGGTGAGCGCGTCGGAGTCGTCACCAACCCGACCGGAGTCACCCGGGACGTGCGCCACATCGTCGACGTCATGCACGCCGACCAGCGCGTGAACCTGGTCGCGGTCTTCGGCCCCGAGCACGGCTTCCGTGGCACGGCCCAGGCGGGCGGCTCCGAAGGCCGGTACGACGACCCGGCCACCGGGCTGCCCGTCTACGACACGTACCAGAAGAGCGGCAAGGCCCTCGCCGACATCTTCACGGCGTCCGGAGTCGACACGATCGTCTTCGACATCCAGGACGTGGGGGCGCGTTTCTACACGTACATCTGGACGCTCTTCGACTGCATGGAGTCGGCCGAGCTCGCGGGCAAGCGGTTCGTCGTCCTCGACCGGCCCAATCCCGTGACGGGACGCGGCGCGTACGGGCCCGTCCTGCACAAGGAGTTCGCCACGTTCGTCGGCAGGCAGCCGATAGCGCAGGCGCACGGGATGACCGTGACGGAGCTCGCTCTGCTGTTCAACGGCGAGTTCCTGGAGCGCCCCGTGGAGCTGGAGACCGTGCGGATGACGGGCTGGAAGCGCTCCGACTTCTACGACGCGTCCGCGCTGCCCTGGGTGCCGCCGAGCCCGAACATGCCCACGCCGGAAACCGCCCTCGTCTACAGCGGGACCTGCCTCTTCGAGGGCACGAACCTCTCCGAGGGACGCGGTACGACCCGCCCCTTCGAGCTGATCGGCGCGGACGGCATCGACCGGAAGTGGGCGGAAGCCGCCAACGAAGCCGGCCTGCGCGGCGTGCACTTCAGGGAGGCCTACTTCGCGCCGACCTTCTCCAAGTTCCAGGGCAAGACGATCGGCGGCGTCCAGCTGCACGTGCACGACCGCGAGTCGTTCGACCCGGTGCGCACCGGCATCGCGCTCCTGATCACCGCCAAGAGGACGTGGAGCGGCTTCGCCTGGCGCCCCGACAACTGGATCGACAAGCTGACGGGCACCACGCGGGTCCGCACCATGATCGACGCGGGCGCGGACACGGACGAGGTGGTGGCCGGCTGGCACGACGATCTCGCGCGGTTCCGAGCGGTGCGCAGGCGGTATCTGCACTATCGGTAG
- a CDS encoding TetR/AcrR family transcriptional regulator, whose amino-acid sequence MARTTDGDGTPVPQRLLAAATRLFADRGYDRTSVQEIVETAGVTKGALYHYFGSKDDLLHEVYARVLRVQQERLDAYADADAPVEQRVRDAAADVVVTTIDNLDDASIFFRSMHHLSPEKNKQVRSERRRYHERFRALIEEGQQAGVFSKATPADLVVDYHFGSVHHLSTWYRPNGPLTPQQVADHLADLLLRALRP is encoded by the coding sequence GTGGCCAGGACGACGGACGGTGACGGCACGCCCGTCCCTCAGCGGCTGCTCGCCGCCGCCACGCGGCTCTTCGCCGACCGCGGCTACGACCGCACATCGGTGCAGGAGATCGTGGAGACGGCAGGCGTCACCAAGGGCGCGCTCTACCACTACTTCGGCTCCAAGGACGATCTCCTGCACGAGGTGTACGCGCGTGTCCTGCGCGTGCAGCAGGAGCGCCTGGACGCCTACGCGGACGCCGACGCCCCCGTCGAGCAGCGGGTGCGGGACGCGGCGGCCGACGTGGTCGTCACGACGATCGACAACCTCGACGACGCCTCGATCTTCTTCCGCTCCATGCACCACCTGAGCCCGGAGAAGAACAAGCAGGTGCGCTCCGAGCGCCGCCGCTACCACGAGCGGTTCCGCGCGCTGATCGAGGAGGGCCAGCAGGCCGGCGTCTTCTCCAAGGCGACCCCGGCGGACCTGGTGGTGGACTACCACTTCGGCTCGGTCCACCACCTGTCGACCTGGTACCGCCCGAACGGCCCGCTCACCCCGCAGCAGGTCGCCGACCACTTGGCGGACCTGCTGCTGAGGGCGCTGCGGCCGTAA
- a CDS encoding AMP-binding protein — protein MTDGSKPAPGASIYAAKPWLGRLTEAQRGPVEPAASVVHAFRASVLRAPDHTALAYFDGRLSYREVDALTDSVAGHLAARGLARGDRVAILLQNTPHFVIALLGAWKAGATVVPVNPMYKSAEVAHVLADADVTALICSDRAWETYLRETAAASPVRFVLTACQLDLQTRNDTRVLDFERLTQAADADDLVTVARQGLPAPGDRQLGPSDVALISYTSGTSGQPKGAMNTHGNITYNAERQRTGSGIPEGACYFAMAPLFHITGMVAQVAACLTNAGTLALAYRFEAGVVLDAFAEHRPAYTVGPSTAFMALAAHPSVTREHFDSFAMISSGGAPLPPALVEKFRAGFGPYIHNGYGLTECTAPCASVPPGQEAPVDPVSGTLAVGVPGPETVVRIVDDHGADVPFGEQGEITVRGPQVVPGYWKRPDATDEAFPDGELRTGDIGFMDPQGWLYVVDRKKDMINASGFKVWPREVEDVLYSHAAVREAAVIGVPDTYRGETVKAFVSLRPAADVTPDDLAAYCKERLAAYKYPRAVEILPELPKTTSGKILRRELRSRND, from the coding sequence ATGACCGACGGCTCCAAGCCGGCCCCCGGCGCCTCCATATATGCCGCGAAGCCCTGGCTCGGCCGCCTCACCGAGGCGCAGCGCGGCCCGGTCGAGCCCGCCGCGTCCGTCGTGCACGCCTTCCGCGCCTCGGTGCTCAGGGCCCCCGATCACACGGCCCTCGCCTACTTCGACGGGCGCCTGAGCTACCGCGAGGTGGACGCCCTCACCGACTCCGTCGCCGGACATCTGGCCGCGCGCGGTCTCGCCCGGGGTGACCGGGTCGCGATCCTGCTCCAGAACACCCCGCACTTCGTGATCGCGCTGCTCGGCGCGTGGAAGGCAGGCGCCACGGTCGTGCCGGTGAACCCCATGTACAAGTCGGCGGAGGTCGCTCACGTCCTCGCGGACGCCGACGTGACGGCGCTGATCTGCTCGGACCGCGCATGGGAGACGTATCTGCGCGAGACGGCGGCCGCCTCGCCCGTCCGCTTCGTGCTCACCGCGTGCCAGCTCGACCTGCAGACCCGTAACGACACCCGTGTCCTCGACTTCGAGCGCCTTACGCAGGCCGCCGACGCCGACGACCTGGTGACGGTCGCCCGGCAGGGGCTCCCGGCCCCGGGTGACCGTCAACTCGGCCCCTCAGACGTCGCGTTGATCAGTTATACGTCGGGTACGAGCGGTCAGCCCAAGGGCGCCATGAACACCCACGGAAACATCACCTACAACGCCGAGCGGCAGCGCACGGGCTCCGGCATCCCGGAGGGCGCCTGCTACTTCGCGATGGCGCCGCTCTTCCACATCACCGGCATGGTCGCGCAGGTCGCCGCCTGCCTGACCAACGCGGGCACCCTCGCGCTGGCCTACCGCTTCGAGGCCGGGGTCGTCCTGGACGCCTTCGCCGAGCACCGCCCCGCGTACACCGTGGGCCCCTCCACGGCCTTCATGGCGCTCGCCGCCCACCCCTCCGTCACGCGCGAGCACTTCGACTCCTTCGCGATGATCTCCTCGGGCGGCGCACCGCTGCCGCCCGCCCTGGTGGAGAAGTTCCGCGCGGGCTTCGGCCCCTACATCCACAACGGTTACGGCCTCACCGAGTGCACAGCGCCCTGCGCCTCCGTCCCGCCGGGCCAGGAGGCCCCGGTCGACCCGGTCTCCGGCACCCTGGCCGTCGGCGTCCCCGGCCCCGAGACGGTCGTCAGGATCGTCGACGACCACGGCGCGGACGTCCCCTTCGGGGAGCAGGGCGAGATCACCGTGCGCGGCCCGCAGGTCGTGCCCGGCTACTGGAAGCGCCCCGACGCCACGGACGAGGCGTTCCCCGACGGTGAGCTGCGCACCGGCGACATCGGCTTCATGGACCCGCAGGGCTGGCTCTACGTGGTCGACCGCAAGAAGGACATGATCAACGCGTCCGGTTTCAAGGTCTGGCCGCGCGAAGTGGAGGATGTCCTCTACAGTCACGCGGCCGTCCGCGAGGCGGCCGTGATCGGTGTCCCGGACACCTACCGCGGCGAGACGGTCAAGGCCTTCGTCAGTCTGCGCCCGGCGGCCGACGTGACGCCGGACGATCTCGCGGCGTACTGCAAGGAGCGGCTCGCGGCGTACAAGTACCCCCGCGCGGTCGAGATCCTGCCGGAGCTGCCGAAAACCACAAGTGGGAAGATCCTCCGGCGGGAACTGCGTTCCCGGAACGACTAG
- a CDS encoding MFS transporter: MRRVAVASFIGTAIEFYDFYIYGTAAALVLNDAFFPTLDPVNATLASFSTYAVAFAARPIGSVVFGHFGDRVGRKSVLVASLLLMGLSTALVGLLPGYGTLGIWAPVLLILLRFLQGIGLGGEWGGAALLAVEHAPKKKRGLYAAFPQLGPSVGFFAATGVFWLLSAALSDDAFRSWGWRVPFLLSFLLVGVGLFVRLRISETPVFAQVMDAQEASKVPTLDVLRRHPRELLLGAGGMIVAYGLFYTATTYCLAYSTGTLGVPRNTMLGLSLVACLFLAAGTWLAATRSDGAGRRKLVLVGAGLAVVWGLVLFPLLDTEQPVLMALALGGALFCMGVVYGPMGAYLPELFGTHVRYSGASLAYNLGGVLGGAVSPLVATRLQSAFGSSSVGWYVSAMAIVSLVCVLALPETRERELV, translated from the coding sequence ATGCGCCGGGTGGCCGTCGCGTCGTTCATCGGGACGGCCATCGAGTTCTACGACTTCTACATCTACGGCACGGCGGCCGCGCTCGTCCTGAACGACGCGTTCTTCCCGACCCTGGACCCGGTCAACGCCACCCTCGCCTCCTTCTCCACCTACGCGGTGGCGTTCGCGGCGCGGCCGATCGGCTCGGTGGTCTTCGGGCACTTCGGTGACCGGGTCGGCCGCAAGTCGGTGCTCGTGGCCTCGCTGCTGCTCATGGGCCTCTCGACGGCGCTCGTCGGACTCCTGCCCGGATACGGCACGTTGGGCATCTGGGCGCCCGTCCTGCTGATCCTGCTGCGCTTCCTTCAGGGCATCGGACTCGGCGGCGAGTGGGGCGGGGCCGCGCTGCTCGCGGTGGAGCACGCGCCGAAGAAGAAGCGCGGCCTGTACGCCGCCTTCCCCCAACTCGGCCCGTCCGTCGGCTTCTTCGCGGCGACCGGTGTCTTCTGGCTGCTCTCCGCCGCCCTCTCCGATGACGCGTTCCGCTCCTGGGGCTGGCGCGTGCCGTTCCTGCTCTCCTTCCTCCTGGTCGGCGTCGGGCTCTTCGTACGGCTGCGCATCAGCGAGACGCCGGTCTTCGCGCAGGTCATGGACGCGCAGGAGGCCAGCAAGGTCCCCACGCTCGACGTGCTGCGGCGCCATCCGCGCGAACTGCTGCTCGGCGCGGGCGGGATGATCGTCGCGTACGGGCTCTTCTACACGGCGACGACCTACTGCCTCGCCTACTCCACCGGCACCCTGGGTGTCCCCCGCAACACCATGCTGGGCCTTTCGCTGGTCGCCTGTCTCTTCCTCGCGGCCGGTACGTGGCTCGCCGCGACCCGCTCCGACGGCGCGGGGCGACGCAAGCTGGTCCTCGTGGGCGCGGGGCTCGCGGTGGTGTGGGGCCTCGTGCTCTTCCCGCTCCTGGACACCGAGCAGCCGGTACTGATGGCCCTTGCGCTCGGCGGCGCGCTGTTCTGCATGGGCGTCGTCTACGGGCCGATGGGTGCGTATCTGCCGGAGCTGTTCGGCACCCACGTCCGCTACTCGGGAGCCTCGCTCGCCTACAACCTGGGCGGTGTGCTCGGCGGCGCGGTCTCCCCGCTGGTGGCGACGCGGCTGCAGTCCGCTTTCGGTTCCTCGTCGGTGGGCTGGTACGTGAGCGCGATGGCGATCGTGTCCCTGGTGTGTGTGCTCGCGCTGCCCGAAACCCGCGAGCGGGAACTGGTGTGA
- a CDS encoding SDR family oxidoreductase — protein MVETLQDKGVVVTGAGGGIGAALARRFAAAGARVVVNDLDAAKAGAVADEIGAVAVAGDASAIVPEAREALSGTIDVYCANAGLGSGGSEAAPEEVWATAWDVNVMAHVRAAHALLPDWLERGSGRFVSTVSAAGLLTMIGAAPYSVTKHGAYAFAEWLSLTYRHRGIDVHAICPQGVRTDMLAATGTAGDLVLTPTAIEPDAVADALFAGMAENRFLILPHPEVAEYYRIRAAEPDKWLTGMNHIQQKWEATEQ, from the coding sequence ATCGTGGAGACCCTGCAGGACAAGGGAGTTGTCGTCACCGGCGCCGGAGGCGGGATCGGGGCCGCGCTGGCCCGCCGGTTCGCCGCCGCCGGGGCGCGCGTCGTGGTCAACGACCTGGACGCGGCCAAGGCCGGGGCGGTGGCCGACGAGATCGGCGCCGTCGCCGTGGCCGGCGACGCGTCCGCGATCGTGCCGGAGGCGAGAGAGGCCTTGAGCGGCACCATCGACGTGTACTGCGCCAACGCGGGCCTCGGCTCCGGCGGCTCGGAGGCCGCGCCCGAGGAGGTCTGGGCCACGGCCTGGGACGTCAACGTCATGGCCCACGTCCGCGCGGCCCACGCGCTGCTGCCCGACTGGCTGGAGCGCGGCAGCGGCCGCTTCGTCTCCACCGTCTCGGCGGCCGGGCTGCTCACCATGATCGGCGCCGCGCCCTACAGCGTCACCAAGCACGGCGCCTACGCCTTCGCCGAGTGGCTCTCGCTCACGTACCGCCACCGCGGCATCGACGTCCACGCGATCTGCCCCCAGGGCGTACGCACGGACATGCTCGCCGCGACCGGCACCGCGGGCGACCTCGTGCTCACGCCCACCGCGATCGAGCCGGACGCCGTCGCGGACGCGCTGTTCGCGGGCATGGCGGAGAACCGCTTCCTGATCCTGCCGCACCCCGAGGTCGCCGAGTACTACCGCATCCGCGCCGCCGAGCCCGACAAGTGGCTCACCGGCATGAACCACATCCAGCAGAAGTGGGAGGCGACGGAGCAGTGA